A section of the Acidobacterium capsulatum ATCC 51196 genome encodes:
- a CDS encoding ABC transporter ATP-binding protein has product MPPQQSKPENRQKSPQAEPAAKKPAQHQDDDVAGKAYDSRLMGRLLKYLGPYKWTAIIATVAVILKAGADVLGPYLTKVAVDKYMTHAPAAKQSFLAKYLSSNAWHGITQLALIYIGALVFSYVLEALQTYIVQWTGQKVMFDLRREIFRHLQRMDVGFYDRNPVGRLVTRLTNDVDALNEMFTTGVFAIFEDIFVLAGIVGVMLSMSWWLALVAFAVLPFILLVTRIFRKYVRDSYRRIRTALARINSYSQEHVSGMSIVQLFNREKPAYQSFESINKSYLDAFKDAIMAYALYYPAVEILSSIAIALIIWQGGNGVIRGAVDLGVLVAFMQYAQRFFRPIQDLSEKYNILQAAMAASERIFKLLDTEPEIVSPAQPAAAQPSGPEANSEAGRIEFRNVWFTYQRLTPQQQQQIATATPAELEAMSEIEWILRGVSFTIEPGQTAAIVGHTGAGKTTLTGLMMRFYDIQHGSVLVNGIDVRQHDLTRLRQNFGVVLQDPFLFSGTIADNIRLGSGHITDDELRLAAEQVNVDEFIQTLPAQYQEMLRERGNSLSTGQKQLINFARALAHNPRILILDEATSSVDTDTELRVRTALERMVRDRTSVIVAHRLSTVQRADVILVMHRGHLREMGSHQELLALHGLYWKLYQLQYKDQEMPTLGMSPSLANS; this is encoded by the coding sequence ATGCCCCCTCAGCAGAGCAAGCCCGAAAACCGGCAGAAGAGCCCCCAGGCCGAGCCCGCCGCCAAAAAGCCCGCGCAGCACCAGGACGACGACGTCGCCGGCAAAGCCTATGACAGCCGGCTCATGGGCCGTCTGCTCAAATATCTCGGCCCTTATAAATGGACCGCCATCATCGCCACCGTCGCCGTCATTCTCAAGGCCGGCGCTGACGTGCTGGGGCCCTACCTCACCAAGGTCGCCGTCGATAAATACATGACGCACGCTCCGGCGGCCAAGCAGTCGTTTCTGGCGAAATACCTCAGCAGCAACGCCTGGCACGGCATCACGCAGCTTGCGCTCATCTACATCGGCGCGCTCGTCTTTAGTTATGTTTTAGAGGCGCTGCAGACATACATCGTCCAGTGGACCGGCCAGAAGGTCATGTTCGATCTCCGCCGTGAAATCTTTCGCCACCTGCAGCGCATGGACGTCGGCTTCTATGACCGCAACCCCGTCGGCCGCCTCGTCACCCGCCTCACCAACGACGTCGATGCGCTCAACGAAATGTTCACCACCGGCGTCTTCGCCATCTTTGAAGACATCTTCGTGCTCGCCGGCATCGTCGGCGTCATGCTCAGCATGAGCTGGTGGCTCGCGCTCGTCGCCTTTGCCGTGCTGCCCTTCATCCTGCTGGTCACGCGCATCTTCCGCAAATATGTGCGCGACTCCTACCGGCGCATCCGCACGGCGCTGGCCCGCATCAACTCCTACTCGCAGGAGCATGTGAGCGGCATGTCGATCGTGCAGCTCTTCAACCGGGAAAAGCCCGCCTACCAGAGCTTCGAGTCCATCAACAAGAGCTACCTCGACGCCTTCAAAGACGCTATCATGGCCTACGCGCTCTACTACCCGGCGGTGGAAATCCTCAGCTCCATCGCCATCGCGCTCATCATCTGGCAGGGCGGCAATGGCGTCATTCGCGGCGCGGTCGATCTCGGCGTGCTCGTCGCCTTCATGCAGTACGCGCAGCGCTTCTTCCGGCCCATTCAGGACCTCAGCGAAAAGTACAACATTCTGCAGGCCGCCATGGCCGCCAGCGAGCGCATCTTCAAGCTGCTCGACACCGAGCCTGAAATCGTCTCGCCCGCGCAGCCCGCCGCTGCTCAGCCGTCCGGCCCCGAGGCCAATTCAGAGGCCGGCCGCATCGAGTTCCGCAACGTCTGGTTCACCTATCAGCGCCTCACGCCTCAGCAGCAGCAGCAGATCGCCACGGCCACACCCGCTGAACTGGAGGCCATGAGCGAGATCGAGTGGATTCTGCGCGGCGTCAGCTTCACCATCGAGCCCGGCCAGACCGCCGCCATCGTGGGCCATACCGGAGCCGGCAAAACCACGCTCACCGGCCTCATGATGCGCTTCTATGACATTCAGCACGGCAGCGTGCTGGTCAACGGCATCGATGTGCGCCAGCATGACCTGACGCGCCTGCGCCAAAACTTCGGCGTCGTCCTGCAGGACCCGTTCCTCTTCAGCGGCACCATCGCCGACAACATTCGCCTCGGCAGCGGCCACATCACCGACGACGAGCTGCGCCTCGCCGCCGAGCAGGTCAATGTGGATGAGTTCATCCAGACGCTGCCCGCGCAATATCAGGAGATGCTGCGCGAGCGCGGCAACAGCCTCTCCACCGGGCAGAAGCAGCTCATCAACTTCGCCCGCGCGCTGGCCCACAACCCGCGCATCCTCATCCTTGACGAGGCCACCTCCTCGGTCGATACCGACACGGAGCTGCGCGTGCGCACCGCCCTCGAACGCATGGTGCGCGACCGCACCTCGGTCATCGTGGCGCACCGCCTCTCGACCGTGCAGCGCGCTGACGTCATTCTGGTGATGCATCGCGGCCACCTGCGCGAAATGGGCTCGCACCAGGAACTGCTCGCCCTGCACGGCCTCTACTGGAAGCTCTACCAGCTCCAGTACAAAGACCAGGAAATGCCCACGCTGGGCATGTCGCCGTCGCTCGCGAATAGCTGA
- the hemW gene encoding radical SAM family heme chaperone HemW: protein MLGLYLSIPFCRSKCTFCNFASGVFPASYFDRYVARLVEDMAAARARAAEWGAALPQTVDTIYFGGGTPSLLPPELVRRLMAAIRDEFSVLAGAEITFEAAPAQLADETLAAMVETGANRLSFGVQSFVDAEAQATGRLHGRADVFRDVERARAAGIEDVSLDLLAGLPGQTRATWRESLDCLAETGVGHASVYMLEVDDASKLGAEMLAGGVRYGAGLVPNEDAIVAMYEEAVERLAGAGLAQYEISNFARAGRESRHNRRYWERRPYLGLGVDAHSMLREAGGRALRFATTDELPPYLEGAGWARPEPLSRAQELEEAWFLGLRMNEGVSLATLRAEFGAEAVGAFDAVLGELAAEGLVTRGGDRIHLTMNGRLLSNEVFERFLAGESVD, encoded by the coding sequence ATGCTCGGGCTGTACCTCTCGATTCCGTTTTGCCGGTCAAAATGTACCTTCTGCAACTTTGCGTCGGGGGTTTTTCCGGCCAGCTACTTTGACCGCTACGTGGCGCGCCTGGTGGAAGACATGGCGGCGGCGCGGGCGCGCGCGGCCGAGTGGGGCGCGGCGCTGCCGCAGACGGTGGACACGATCTACTTTGGCGGCGGCACGCCGTCGCTGCTGCCTCCGGAGCTGGTGCGGCGGCTGATGGCGGCGATTCGCGACGAGTTCAGCGTGCTGGCTGGCGCGGAGATTACGTTTGAGGCGGCTCCGGCACAGTTGGCCGACGAGACGCTGGCGGCGATGGTGGAGACGGGCGCGAACCGGCTGAGCTTTGGCGTGCAGTCATTTGTGGACGCCGAGGCACAGGCGACGGGGCGGCTGCATGGGCGGGCCGATGTGTTTCGCGATGTGGAGCGGGCGCGCGCGGCGGGCATCGAGGACGTGAGCCTCGACTTGCTGGCCGGGCTGCCGGGGCAGACGCGGGCGACCTGGCGCGAGTCTCTGGATTGCCTGGCAGAGACGGGCGTGGGCCACGCGAGCGTCTACATGCTGGAGGTGGACGACGCCTCGAAGCTGGGCGCGGAGATGCTGGCGGGCGGCGTGCGGTATGGGGCCGGGCTGGTTCCAAACGAGGACGCGATTGTGGCCATGTATGAGGAGGCGGTGGAGCGTCTGGCAGGCGCGGGATTGGCGCAGTATGAGATCTCGAACTTTGCGCGCGCGGGGCGCGAGTCGCGGCACAATCGCCGGTACTGGGAGCGGCGGCCGTACCTGGGGCTGGGCGTGGATGCGCACTCGATGTTGAGAGAAGCCGGTGGCCGTGCGCTGCGCTTTGCCACGACGGATGAGTTGCCGCCTTATTTAGAGGGCGCGGGATGGGCGCGGCCTGAGCCGCTGTCCCGCGCGCAGGAGCTGGAGGAGGCGTGGTTTCTGGGGCTGCGGATGAATGAGGGCGTGAGCCTGGCCACGCTTCGGGCCGAGTTTGGCGCGGAAGCCGTGGGGGCGTTCGACGCGGTGCTGGGCGAGCTGGCGGCGGAGGGTCTGGTGACGCGCGGGGGAGATCGCATCCACCTGACCATGAATGGGCGTCTACTATCGAATGAAGTCTTTGAGAGGTTTTTGGCCGGCGAATCCGTAGATTAG
- the adhP gene encoding alcohol dehydrogenase AdhP has protein sequence MMKAAVVREFGKPLTIEERAIPEPGPEEIQVKIEACGVCHTDLHAAHGDWPVKPNPPFVPGHEGVGFVSGVGKSVKHIKEGDRVGIPWLYSACGVCEHCLAGWETLCEKQQNGGYSVDGGFAQYALADPNYVAHIPANVDFYEIAPVVCAGVTVYKGLKMTEAQPGEWVVISGIGGLGHLAVQYAKAMGMHVAAVDVAPDKLALAKKLGATLTINAKEQDPVAYLKKEIGGAHGVLVTAVSPKAFEQALGMVRRGGTVALNGLPPGSFPLPIFDMVLNGITLRGSIVGTRLDMSEALSFAAEGLVHATIAKARLEEINAVFAKMEAGGIDGRIVLDVNT, from the coding sequence ATGATGAAAGCTGCGGTAGTGCGCGAGTTTGGCAAGCCATTGACGATTGAAGAGAGGGCGATTCCCGAACCGGGTCCGGAAGAGATTCAAGTGAAGATCGAGGCCTGCGGCGTTTGCCACACCGACCTGCATGCAGCCCATGGCGACTGGCCTGTGAAGCCGAATCCACCTTTTGTTCCCGGCCACGAAGGCGTTGGATTTGTCTCTGGCGTGGGCAAGTCGGTCAAGCACATTAAAGAGGGAGACCGCGTGGGCATTCCCTGGCTCTACTCCGCCTGCGGCGTATGCGAGCACTGCCTTGCCGGATGGGAAACACTCTGCGAGAAGCAGCAGAACGGCGGCTATTCCGTCGATGGAGGCTTTGCGCAGTATGCTCTCGCTGACCCCAATTACGTCGCTCACATTCCAGCCAATGTCGATTTCTATGAGATCGCGCCGGTGGTCTGCGCCGGGGTCACCGTCTACAAGGGACTCAAGATGACCGAAGCCCAGCCGGGCGAGTGGGTCGTCATTTCAGGCATCGGCGGCCTCGGGCATCTGGCCGTGCAATATGCCAAAGCGATGGGCATGCATGTGGCGGCGGTCGATGTGGCCCCGGACAAACTGGCTCTCGCCAAAAAGCTGGGCGCAACCCTCACGATAAATGCCAAAGAACAAGACCCCGTGGCCTACCTCAAAAAAGAAATCGGCGGCGCGCACGGTGTACTCGTCACCGCTGTTTCTCCCAAAGCCTTTGAGCAGGCTCTTGGAATGGTGCGACGGGGCGGAACTGTGGCATTGAATGGATTGCCGCCGGGTTCGTTTCCTCTGCCCATCTTTGACATGGTGCTCAACGGCATCACTCTGCGCGGCTCTATCGTCGGCACACGTTTGGATATGAGCGAGGCGCTTTCCTTTGCAGCTGAAGGGCTCGTGCATGCCACCATCGCCAAAGCCAGGCTCGAAGAGATCAATGCCGTATTCGCAAAGATGGAAGCCGGCGGCATCGACGGACGAATTGTTCTTGACGTCAACACGTAG
- a CDS encoding TolC family protein: MKSLLAVLCLCAIGPFACSLQAQQTAKTNKNVFALLNATLADAPQLPDASSAMTLDQIEAIALERNPAISVAVRRVVMAEAQVPAAGALNDPTFMYRGWGVPLSQPWNYNQAQNMFMFSQSLPGLGKRNLRAGIARSDVMEAKDELAATRLQMRVQVRKAFFNLLLAQDELRIHQQNVAIARQAIAAAQIRYTVGQVPQQDILKAQVALTELDENLIRFERDAEVARARLNALMNRSSGTALRVTGGYHVAERLPSIESLEKTALQNRPDLLDAETAIDKSRKQEQLAKKAYVPDVTLSGGYMLMNPTSSMRNTYMVEAGVNLPWLNRRKNNAEIATATARVTEQEAELNDLRNAAFDQIQESLAETLAAQRMARVYRTSLQPQAETTLHAAVIAYENNQSDFLNLLDSQQEVIRIDLAWLQALREFNSRLADLELAVGTPIPLEKSSMPEVKP; the protein is encoded by the coding sequence ATGAAATCTCTTTTAGCAGTTCTCTGCTTGTGCGCCATCGGCCCGTTTGCATGCAGCCTGCAAGCGCAACAAACGGCAAAAACGAATAAGAATGTGTTTGCGTTGCTAAACGCAACGCTGGCGGACGCGCCTCAACTTCCCGACGCCAGCTCTGCGATGACTCTCGATCAGATCGAGGCCATCGCATTGGAGAGAAATCCTGCAATCTCTGTCGCGGTGCGCCGCGTAGTGATGGCCGAAGCGCAGGTGCCTGCCGCCGGCGCACTCAATGATCCGACCTTTATGTATCGGGGCTGGGGCGTTCCGCTCAGTCAACCCTGGAACTACAACCAGGCGCAGAACATGTTCATGTTCAGCCAGTCGCTGCCGGGCCTCGGCAAGCGCAACCTGCGCGCCGGCATTGCTAGATCCGATGTAATGGAAGCAAAAGACGAGCTTGCTGCAACGCGGCTGCAGATGAGAGTGCAGGTTAGGAAGGCATTTTTCAATCTGCTGTTGGCGCAGGATGAACTCCGCATTCACCAGCAGAATGTGGCCATAGCCAGGCAGGCCATTGCGGCCGCGCAAATTCGCTACACCGTCGGCCAGGTGCCTCAGCAGGATATTTTGAAAGCGCAGGTGGCCCTGACGGAGCTGGACGAAAACCTGATTCGCTTTGAACGCGATGCGGAAGTAGCTCGCGCGCGGCTGAATGCATTGATGAACCGGAGTTCTGGAACGGCTCTTCGGGTGACGGGCGGCTACCACGTCGCCGAGCGGTTGCCTTCGATCGAATCGCTGGAGAAGACGGCCCTTCAGAACCGCCCGGATTTGCTCGACGCCGAAACAGCCATCGATAAAAGCCGCAAGCAGGAGCAACTTGCCAAGAAGGCGTATGTCCCTGACGTTACGCTCTCCGGCGGCTACATGCTGATGAACCCTACCTCGTCGATGCGCAACACTTACATGGTCGAAGCGGGTGTCAATCTGCCGTGGCTGAACCGGCGAAAAAACAATGCGGAGATCGCAACTGCTACCGCGCGCGTGACAGAACAAGAAGCAGAACTGAACGATCTCAGGAATGCGGCCTTTGATCAGATTCAGGAGTCGCTGGCGGAAACCCTCGCCGCACAACGGATGGCACGTGTTTACCGGACTTCTCTGCAGCCTCAGGCCGAGACAACTCTGCACGCGGCAGTCATTGCTTACGAGAATAACCAATCCGACTTTCTCAACCTGCTCGACAGCCAGCAGGAAGTCATTCGGATTGATCTTGCATGGCTGCAGGCATTGCGCGAATTCAACTCTCGCCTGGCAGATCTTGAACTTGCCGTTGGCACTCCCATTCCACTCGAGAAGTCTTCCATGCCGGAGGTGAAGCCGTGA
- a CDS encoding FixH family protein: protein MSESTYKRAFFVAIAACIALIAALVFLLHRELPAKTGPAPYNPVVAEGPESTSQNGSTSVSAPGNKQPSLAPVHLSLRRQQEIGLTTALVERKEISNHLQVPGNVAIDEERLSYVQTRFPGWIQKVFANATWQYVKKGEPLFTIYSPDLVSTEQEYLLAKQNQKSLRPGGKGTASQEGTWLLDAAEQRLRQFDVPQNEITELIQSGRVQREIPVDAPASGYITDRNALPNAYVQPDTKLYTIADLSTVWVYANVFQTDVGELRPGDPAQVTVDAYPGRTFYGRIDQILPDVDPVTRTARVRLVFRNPGVVLKPGMYVNVDIKVPLGVQLLIPASGVLQTGTQNIAFVDQGNGYLKPIPVQVGQQVNNSFIVLKGLKAGEHIVSSANFLIDSEAQLQAAVQSFNPSQPNAAQQNSRAAQTAQIALSTIPSPPQKGSDAVQVTLTGADGKPVSGAHVSATFYMPAMPAMGMAAMHVASTLTDKGQGIYEGSLRLGSGGTWQVTITASRDGKTLATRQLSVTAAGGM from the coding sequence GTGAGCGAATCCACTTATAAGAGAGCGTTCTTTGTTGCTATTGCTGCCTGCATTGCATTGATTGCCGCGCTTGTATTTCTGCTGCATCGCGAGTTGCCGGCAAAAACTGGTCCCGCGCCTTACAATCCGGTGGTTGCCGAAGGCCCAGAGAGCACGAGCCAAAACGGTAGCACCTCTGTGTCCGCCCCGGGCAATAAACAGCCCTCACTCGCGCCGGTGCATTTGTCTCTGCGGCGTCAACAGGAAATCGGTCTGACGACGGCGTTGGTCGAGCGCAAAGAAATAAGCAATCATCTCCAGGTGCCCGGTAACGTCGCCATTGACGAAGAGCGGCTCTCGTATGTGCAGACGCGCTTTCCGGGATGGATTCAAAAAGTATTTGCAAATGCAACCTGGCAGTACGTAAAGAAGGGCGAGCCACTCTTCACCATTTACAGCCCCGACCTGGTGAGCACAGAGCAGGAGTACCTGCTCGCAAAGCAGAATCAGAAATCACTTCGGCCGGGTGGCAAGGGCACCGCCTCCCAGGAGGGCACATGGCTTCTGGACGCGGCTGAGCAGCGACTGCGGCAATTCGATGTACCGCAAAATGAAATTACTGAATTGATACAGAGCGGCAGGGTGCAGCGCGAGATTCCGGTGGATGCACCGGCTTCCGGCTACATCACCGATCGCAATGCTTTGCCCAACGCTTATGTGCAGCCAGACACAAAGCTCTATACCATCGCGGATCTCTCCACGGTATGGGTTTACGCCAACGTATTTCAGACGGACGTTGGCGAGTTGCGGCCCGGAGATCCGGCTCAGGTAACGGTCGATGCATATCCCGGCCGCACATTTTACGGACGCATCGATCAGATCCTCCCAGATGTCGATCCTGTCACCCGCACTGCGCGCGTACGGCTTGTGTTTCGCAATCCTGGAGTTGTGCTCAAGCCGGGCATGTACGTGAACGTGGATATCAAAGTCCCTCTCGGCGTGCAGCTTTTGATTCCGGCGTCGGGTGTGTTACAGACAGGCACGCAGAACATCGCCTTCGTCGACCAGGGGAACGGATACCTGAAACCGATTCCTGTGCAAGTCGGGCAGCAGGTAAACAACTCGTTCATCGTTCTGAAAGGGTTGAAAGCCGGTGAACATATCGTCAGCTCCGCGAACTTTTTGATTGATTCAGAAGCGCAATTGCAGGCGGCGGTGCAATCTTTCAACCCCTCGCAACCGAATGCTGCGCAACAGAATAGTCGTGCTGCGCAAACAGCACAGATCGCTTTGTCGACAATCCCTTCCCCGCCACAAAAGGGCTCCGATGCTGTGCAGGTAACGCTGACGGGCGCAGATGGCAAGCCGGTATCAGGCGCGCACGTCTCGGCCACTTTCTACATGCCGGCCATGCCCGCCATGGGAATGGCGGCGATGCATGTAGCCTCAACCCTCACAGATAAAGGACAGGGGATTTACGAGGGGTCGCTACGTCTCGGCTCCGGCGGCACATGGCAGGTCACCATCACTGCCAGCCGCGATGGAAAAACCCTCGCCACCAGGCAACTCAGCGTGACCGCCGCAGGAGGGATGTAA
- a CDS encoding efflux RND transporter permease subunit, with amino-acid sequence MIKRTIDWCARNPFLVIAVTVLLAAAGIWSMRQVPLDALPDISDVQVIIHTQWPGEPPNVIEDQVTYPIVSALLAAPHVKAVRAQTMFGDSYVFVVFKDGTNLYWARSRVIEYLQQIADSLPSNVHPTIGPDATGAGWVYEYAIVDKSHNQSLASLRSLQDWYLRYQLETVPGVAEVASIGGFVRQYQVNLDPQKLFSYGISASTVIQRIRQSTNEVGGDVLDLNGAEYMVRGLGYFKTLADLENIPVATKDGTPILVRNLGTVSFGPAPRRGAADWDGKGEVVGGIVIMRYGGNALKVIDGIKAKLHAIAPSLPPGVKIVTTYDRSWLIHKSIHTLVRDLILEAIIVSFVSIAFLFHFRSALIPILTLPIALLAAFIPMYFLHISSNIMSLGGLALAVGVLVDAAIVMVENGYRHLAERTDPEQLNDAARKKMLVGAAQQVGPALFYSLLIIVVSFLPVFLLSSQEGRMFRPLAWTKTLALVFSSVLSITLVPALMPFFLRGRLRSESENPLARMTQALYLPVLRWSLRRWKLVLIFSLAFLAATVPLYFRLGSQFMPALYEGSALYMPSSLPGISLPQAIDLMQTQDRIIRSFPEVNSVFGTVGRSDSATDNAPLDMFDTTIMLKPRSQWPRGMTYDKLIAAMDARLQFPGVTNTWTMPVRNRLDMELTGIRTPIGIKIQGPDLNTIQQIGENMQAILSGMRQTSSVYAERVSQGFYLNVAVNRLQAARYGLTVGDVQQVITSEIGGSEITQNVQGRERFAVTVRYQQSFRNDPAAIMRMLISTPMGAQIPIGEVARVYYSRGPSMIRDEDGSLTGYLYLTLNNSDYGNYVTQVDRLLKNKLHLPAGYTWRWAGEYEFEVRAKHRLEIILPIVFFVIFLLLYLVFRSVVEAAVLIFPTLYALSGGLLLQWLLGFNFSVAVWVGYIALFGIAVETGVVMVIYLQEAYDKYMAQETAMTDESLHAAVIEGAVQRLRPKLMTVTAVILSLAPILWESGIGSDVMKPIAAPIVGGMITSTIHVLILVPVFFLLIKRREIRLQRKSASRKS; translated from the coding sequence ATGATCAAGCGAACGATCGACTGGTGCGCGCGCAATCCCTTCCTTGTAATCGCGGTGACGGTTTTACTGGCGGCGGCTGGAATATGGTCCATGCGTCAAGTGCCTTTGGACGCCCTGCCCGACATAAGCGATGTACAGGTCATCATCCACACGCAATGGCCTGGGGAGCCGCCGAACGTCATTGAAGATCAGGTCACCTATCCAATTGTTTCCGCGTTGCTGGCCGCGCCCCATGTGAAGGCTGTTCGCGCCCAAACTATGTTTGGTGACTCCTACGTGTTTGTGGTGTTCAAGGATGGAACCAATCTCTATTGGGCGCGCTCGCGTGTCATTGAGTACCTTCAGCAGATTGCCGACAGCCTCCCTTCGAACGTGCACCCCACGATTGGGCCGGATGCCACCGGCGCAGGCTGGGTCTATGAATATGCCATCGTCGACAAGAGCCACAACCAAAGCCTCGCCAGCCTGCGCTCGCTTCAAGACTGGTACTTGCGCTATCAGTTAGAGACCGTGCCAGGCGTGGCGGAAGTCGCCAGTATTGGCGGCTTCGTGCGCCAGTATCAGGTGAATCTTGATCCTCAAAAACTCTTCTCTTACGGAATTTCGGCTTCTACCGTTATCCAGCGCATCCGGCAGAGCACCAATGAAGTGGGCGGGGATGTACTCGATCTGAACGGCGCCGAGTATATGGTGCGTGGCCTCGGCTACTTCAAGACGCTTGCCGATCTTGAAAATATTCCCGTTGCCACAAAAGACGGTACGCCGATCCTGGTACGCAATTTAGGCACGGTCAGCTTTGGGCCCGCTCCGCGCCGTGGTGCCGCCGATTGGGATGGCAAAGGTGAGGTCGTCGGGGGCATCGTCATCATGCGGTATGGAGGCAATGCGCTCAAGGTGATCGACGGTATTAAGGCCAAACTCCACGCCATCGCACCATCGTTGCCTCCGGGCGTGAAGATCGTCACAACTTATGACCGCTCCTGGCTCATTCATAAGTCGATCCATACGCTCGTGCGCGATCTCATCCTCGAAGCCATCATCGTGAGCTTCGTTAGCATCGCCTTCCTTTTTCACTTTCGCTCCGCTCTCATTCCCATTCTCACCTTGCCAATTGCGCTGCTGGCCGCATTCATCCCTATGTATTTCCTCCACATCAGCTCCAACATTATGTCTCTCGGAGGACTGGCTCTGGCCGTAGGTGTGCTCGTCGATGCTGCCATTGTGATGGTCGAGAACGGATATCGCCACCTCGCGGAACGTACAGACCCCGAGCAACTGAATGATGCGGCCCGCAAGAAGATGCTGGTGGGCGCGGCCCAACAGGTGGGTCCAGCGCTCTTCTATTCACTGCTGATCATCGTCGTCTCTTTCCTGCCCGTCTTTCTGCTCAGTTCGCAGGAGGGGCGCATGTTTCGGCCCCTTGCCTGGACCAAGACACTCGCGCTCGTCTTTTCATCCGTGCTTTCCATCACCCTGGTGCCGGCGCTCATGCCATTCTTCCTTCGCGGCAGGCTGCGATCCGAGTCCGAGAATCCGCTGGCCAGAATGACGCAGGCCTTGTATCTTCCCGTATTGCGCTGGTCTCTGCGGCGCTGGAAGCTGGTCTTGATTTTCAGCCTCGCCTTCCTGGCTGCGACTGTGCCGCTCTACTTCCGGCTGGGCAGCCAGTTCATGCCGGCGCTCTATGAGGGGTCGGCGCTCTATATGCCGAGTTCTCTTCCGGGGATTTCGCTGCCTCAGGCGATCGATCTCATGCAGACGCAGGACCGAATCATTCGATCCTTTCCCGAAGTCAATTCTGTCTTCGGTACTGTGGGCAGGTCAGATAGCGCCACTGACAACGCACCTCTGGATATGTTTGACACCACCATCATGCTCAAGCCGCGCTCGCAGTGGCCCAGAGGAATGACTTATGACAAACTAATTGCCGCAATGGATGCCAGGTTACAGTTTCCTGGCGTGACCAATACCTGGACGATGCCCGTAAGAAACCGGCTCGACATGGAGTTGACGGGAATCAGAACCCCGATCGGCATCAAAATTCAGGGGCCGGATCTCAACACAATTCAGCAGATCGGAGAAAACATGCAGGCCATCCTCTCAGGGATGCGGCAAACCTCCTCGGTCTACGCGGAGCGGGTTTCTCAAGGGTTCTACCTGAATGTTGCCGTCAACCGTTTGCAGGCCGCACGCTATGGTCTCACCGTCGGGGATGTCCAACAGGTGATCACCTCTGAAATTGGAGGATCTGAAATTACGCAGAATGTTCAGGGACGAGAGCGCTTCGCCGTGACCGTTCGCTATCAGCAAAGTTTTCGCAATGATCCCGCGGCGATCATGAGAATGCTCATTTCTACGCCGATGGGAGCTCAGATTCCCATTGGCGAGGTGGCTCGCGTCTATTACTCGCGCGGTCCATCGATGATTCGCGATGAAGACGGTTCACTCACTGGCTATCTTTATCTCACGCTGAATAACAGCGACTACGGGAACTATGTCACACAAGTTGACAGGCTATTGAAGAACAAGCTTCACCTTCCGGCTGGCTACACCTGGCGCTGGGCAGGCGAATACGAGTTCGAGGTCCGGGCCAAGCATCGCCTCGAGATTATTCTGCCTATCGTCTTCTTCGTCATCTTCCTCCTGCTCTATCTTGTCTTCCGCTCCGTCGTGGAAGCAGCCGTGTTAATCTTCCCCACGCTCTATGCCTTGTCGGGTGGGCTGCTTCTGCAATGGCTTCTGGGGTTCAACTTCAGCGTGGCCGTGTGGGTGGGCTATATTGCGCTTTTTGGTATCGCGGTAGAAACCGGGGTTGTCATGGTGATCTATCTGCAGGAAGCCTATGACAAATACATGGCGCAAGAGACCGCGATGACCGATGAGAGCCTGCACGCCGCGGTTATCGAAGGCGCCGTGCAACGGCTTCGCCCAAAACTGATGACCGTCACCGCAGTCATTCTCAGTCTCGCCCCCATACTGTGGGAAAGCGGCATTGGCTCTGACGTGATGAAGCCAATCGCCGCCCCCATAGTCGGCGGCATGATCACCTCGACCATCCACGTCCTGATTCTGGTTCCTGTGTTCTTTCTGCTGATAAAACGCCGCGAGATTCGACTGCAACGCAAAAGCGCATCAAGGAAATCGTGA